From the Longibacter salinarum genome, one window contains:
- a CDS encoding MFS transporter gives MTSNDRSIVGLVAIAHAMVHTYELSIPIFVTVWTDALSIPTKELGLMVGVGYALFGLGAIPGGILSDRIGSRGLIAVCLAGMGGSFALLSISSSPWALTASMAAWGIAASVYHPAGLSLISKGVTQRGRALALHGMAGNAGIAFGPLATALLLAWIGDWQWVAFILAVPAALATAYALTSSFDEHAAETPEETAEDSSEHVVKRLGKTSRQLFATAFAGVFAIVMLSGLYYRGVLTFLPDMLGEVITFQLPLGLESEHYVYAGILMIGMLGQFVGGKLTDRYPTEISMLAALTTLSLIALAFLPVVQLGTVAVLAGSAVLGFFLFLVQPLYQATVAEYTPARARGLSYGFTYLGVFGIGAIGAPLAGWLLDVSSAMTLFVVLSGVALAAASISGWLLLRSRRADVAASP, from the coding sequence ATGACCTCGAACGACCGATCCATCGTTGGGCTCGTCGCGATCGCTCACGCCATGGTCCACACGTACGAGCTATCGATCCCGATATTCGTCACGGTGTGGACCGATGCGCTGTCGATCCCGACGAAAGAGCTGGGGCTGATGGTGGGCGTCGGGTACGCGCTGTTCGGGCTAGGGGCGATCCCGGGTGGGATCCTGTCCGACCGGATCGGATCGCGCGGCCTCATCGCCGTGTGTCTTGCCGGCATGGGCGGCTCGTTTGCGCTGCTCAGCATCTCGTCCAGTCCGTGGGCGCTAACGGCCTCGATGGCGGCGTGGGGCATCGCCGCGAGCGTATATCACCCGGCCGGACTTTCCCTCATCAGCAAGGGCGTGACGCAGCGGGGCCGGGCGCTCGCGCTCCACGGCATGGCCGGCAACGCAGGGATTGCCTTCGGCCCGCTCGCCACCGCCCTCCTGCTCGCCTGGATCGGCGACTGGCAGTGGGTCGCATTTATCCTGGCTGTTCCGGCAGCCCTCGCCACAGCGTACGCGCTCACCTCCTCGTTCGATGAGCACGCTGCCGAGACGCCCGAGGAAACCGCCGAGGACTCTTCGGAGCATGTCGTCAAGCGGCTTGGGAAAACGTCCCGCCAGCTCTTCGCCACGGCCTTCGCCGGCGTGTTCGCCATCGTCATGCTGTCGGGCCTCTACTACCGCGGCGTGCTCACCTTTCTGCCCGACATGCTTGGCGAGGTCATCACCTTCCAGCTTCCGCTCGGCCTTGAGTCCGAGCACTACGTCTACGCCGGCATCTTGATGATCGGGATGCTGGGGCAGTTCGTCGGTGGCAAACTGACGGATCGCTACCCGACGGAGATCAGCATGCTCGCCGCCCTGACGACCCTGTCTCTCATTGCTCTCGCCTTCCTGCCCGTCGTCCAGCTCGGCACCGTCGCCGTCCTCGCGGGGAGCGCCGTGCTCGGCTTCTTCCTCTTTCTCGTCCAGCCCCTCTACCAGGCAACCGTCGCCGAGTACACGCCGGCGCGGGCTCGCGGCCTGTCGTACGGCTTCACCTACCTCGGTGTCTTTGGAATTGGGGCGATCGGCGCACCGCTCGCCGGCTGGCTCCTGGATGTGTCGAGTGCGATGACCCTGTTTGTCGTGCTCTCGGGCGTCGCGCTCGCAGCGGCCTCTATCAGCGGGTGGTTGCTCCTCCGCTCGCGGCGGGCCGACGTGGCGGCTTCTCCGTGA
- a CDS encoding DUF2461 domain-containing protein yields the protein MTDLMAYPPFPGFRDEAFDFLRKLEDNNDRDWFKPRKETYVDELRGPLECLIADVARRLHDAGLPLTGDPKKSRFRIYRDTRFSEDKRPYKTNVGCVFDRSGSKDKNGVIYVHVEPGASFMAGGFYRPEVKYLRPVRERIASSPAVFFELLARMEECGLPVHSRDDTLTGMPRGFSQYKDDEEVANVLRWKHYLVTRDVSDDDLQTPAFAEQVVAMAEDARPLLEFVWDAAEGGA from the coding sequence ATGACCGACCTGATGGCGTATCCGCCCTTCCCGGGCTTTCGGGACGAGGCATTCGACTTTCTCCGAAAGCTTGAGGACAACAACGACCGGGACTGGTTCAAGCCGCGGAAGGAGACGTACGTAGACGAGCTGCGCGGGCCGCTGGAATGCCTCATCGCTGATGTGGCACGTCGACTGCACGATGCGGGTCTGCCCCTCACGGGCGATCCGAAGAAGTCGCGTTTCCGAATCTATCGCGACACCCGGTTTTCGGAGGACAAACGGCCGTACAAGACGAACGTCGGCTGCGTCTTCGACCGGAGCGGAAGCAAGGACAAGAACGGTGTCATTTACGTTCACGTGGAGCCCGGTGCGTCCTTCATGGCGGGTGGCTTTTACCGCCCGGAGGTAAAATACTTGCGTCCCGTTCGGGAGCGCATCGCGAGCTCGCCAGCGGTCTTTTTCGAATTGCTGGCGCGGATGGAGGAATGTGGGCTTCCCGTGCATAGCCGGGACGATACGCTGACGGGCATGCCGCGAGGCTTTTCGCAATACAAGGACGACGAGGAGGTGGCCAACGTGCTCCGGTGGAAGCACTACCTCGTGACCCGCGATGTCAGCGACGACGACCTGCAGACGCCTGCGTTTGCAGAGCAGGTTGTGGCGATGGCTGAAGATGCGCGTCCGCTCCTGGAGTTCGTGTGGGATGCGGCAGAAGGCGGGGCGTAA
- a CDS encoding thioredoxin family protein — translation MSQSLHPLIDTFFEANVLKADGPVFVDFWEPRCRACQATRSDLDRLERELGEKARVISLNVNSYPDLAHTFGVSAVPTLLVFREGSVTARLQGARKVAALVDRVTEAVSRKQAA, via the coding sequence ATGTCACAATCACTTCACCCGCTGATCGACACGTTTTTCGAGGCCAACGTCTTGAAGGCCGATGGACCGGTGTTCGTTGACTTCTGGGAGCCGCGATGTCGGGCCTGTCAGGCCACGCGCTCCGATCTCGATCGTCTGGAACGCGAACTCGGTGAGAAAGCGAGGGTCATTTCTCTAAACGTCAACAGCTACCCCGACCTCGCCCACACGTTCGGCGTGTCGGCCGTCCCGACGCTGCTCGTCTTTCGCGAGGGCAGCGTCACGGCCCGACTGCAGGGCGCCCGAAAGGTTGCTGCTCTCGTCGACCGCGTTACCGAAGCCGTTTCCCGCAAGCAGGCGGCGTAA